One genomic region from Gossypium hirsutum isolate 1008001.06 chromosome D13, Gossypium_hirsutum_v2.1, whole genome shotgun sequence encodes:
- the LOC107918845 gene encoding probable serine/threonine-protein kinase WNK11 has product MMPGVNQDQSDKDSEPFVEIDPTGRYGRYSELLGSGAVKKVYRAFDQEEGIEVAWNQVKLRNFSNDPSMIDRLYSEVRLLRSLTNKNIISLYNVWRDEEHNTLNFITEVCTSGNLREYRKKHRQVSIKALKKWSKQILKGLDYFHTHDPCIIHRDLNCSNVFVNGNTGQVKIGDLGMAAIVGKSHSAHSILGTPEFMAPELYEEHYTELIDIYSFGMCLLEMVTLEIPYSECENVAKIYKKVSSGVRPQAMSKVRDEDVKAFIERCLAQPRSRPSAAELLKDPFFYEVVDDDDDGDDENA; this is encoded by the exons atg ATGCCTGGTGTCAATCAAGACCAATCCGACAAGGATTCCGAACCCTTTGTCGAGATCGATCCGACCGGCCGTTACGGTCGTTACAGTGAACTTCTGGGGTCCGGAGCTGTCAAAAAAGTATACCGAGCATTTGATCAAGAAGAAGGCATTGAAGTTGCATGGAACCAAGTCAAACTAAGAAACTTTTCCAACGATCCCTCGATGATCGACAGGCTTTATTCGGAGGTTCGTCTTTTAAGATCGTTAACCAACAAGAACATAATTTCGTTGTACAATGTTTGGCGAGACGAGGAACATAACACATTGAACTTCATAACTGAAGTTTGCACTTCAGGGAATTTGAGGGAGTATAGGAAAAAACATAGGCAAGTTTCAATAAAGGCATTGAAGAAATGGTCAAAGCAGATTTTGAAAGGCTTGGATTATTTTCATACTCACGATCCTTGTATTATCCACAGAGATCTTAATTGCAGCAATGTTTTTGTGAATGGCAACACTGGTCAG GTTAAGATTGGTGATTTGGGAATGGCTGCGATTGTGGGAAAGAGCCATTCAGCGCATTCAATCCTCGGGACACCGGAATTCATGGCGCCGGAGTTGTACGAGGAACATTACACCGAGCTCATCGACATATACTCATTCGGGATGTGTCTGCTAGAGATGGTGACCTTGGAAATCCCTTATAGTGAATGTGAAAATGTAGCCAAGATTTACAAGAAAGTTTCAAGTGGTGTGAGGCCTCAAGCCATGAGCAAGGTTAGAGATGAAGATGTTAAAGCATTCATCGAGAGATGCCTGGCTCAGCCTAGGTCGAGGCCGTCTGCCGCCGAGCTGCTTAAGGATCCATTTTTTTATGAAGTTGTTGATGATGACGATGACGGTGATGATGAAAATGCCTAA